Genomic window (Gemmatimonadota bacterium):
CGAGGGCACGCGCGCGCCGCTCGCTTCGCTGACGCCGTGCCGGAGCCCGGCGCTCTGGACGACGGTCGCCACGGGGAAGAGCTTCGAGAAGCACGGGATCAATGACTTCACGGTCGTCGAAACGAAATACCGCCCCATGCGCGGAACCGGGAAGAAGAAGTCGGAGAAGAGTAAGACCAAGGGGAAGAAGGTCACGAGGACATCCCGCGTCATGCACATGACCTCAAACCTCCGGAAGACGAAAGCGTTGTGGAACATCGTGGGCGACCAGGGAGGCCGCTCCGCCTTCGTCGGGTGGTGGGTGACCTGGCCCGCGGAAGAGGTGGAGGGGTACATGGTGTCGAGCCATATCCCCCTTTCCCAGACAGGCACTCCCGACAAGCCCACCAAGGGCACGCTTCACGAGAATGTCGGAAACCAGACCTGGCCGGCGGACCTGTTCGACAAGCTTCGCCCCGGCATTGTCTCCGCGGAGGATGTCGTCCGCGAAGACATGCTGCCGTTCATGGATGTCCTTCCCGGCGAGATGGAGATGGATCTCGTCAAAGGGTTCCAGTGGGCATGGGCCGCGGATGAGACCTACCGCAACGCCGCCGTGCATCTGCTGGAGACCGACCCGGATCTCGATCTCGTGGCGGTCTACTTCAACGGCGTGGATGTGGTGGGGCATCGTTACTGGAAGTACTTCGAACCGGCGGCCTACCCGCCGTTCCCGCCGGAGGAGATCCCGCGGTACGGGCAGGTAATCGAGCGCTACTAC
Coding sequences:
- a CDS encoding alkaline phosphatase family protein, yielding MGTGNGAGIIAFGKECTILRRFARAAGAAALLALLAGVLSCGTPPAGKRRVFLIGIDGATWDRIDPLLAEDRLPNLAALIDEGTRAPLASLTPCRSPALWTTVATGKSFEKHGINDFTVVETKYRPMRGTGKKKSEKSKTKGKKVTRTSRVMHMTSNLRKTKALWNIVGDQGGRSAFVGWWVTWPAEEVEGYMVSSHIPLSQTGTPDKPTKGTLHENVGNQTWPADLFDKLRPGIVSAEDVVREDMLPFMDVLPGEMEMDLVKGFQWAWAADETYRNAAVHLLETDPDLDLVAVYFNGVDVVGHRYWKYFEPAAYPPFPPEEIPRYGQVIERYYEYTDGLLGEVLRYRRPGDTIIIVSDHGFHAHGHKDGPDGILIAAGDRIRPGSSPEKKTQLADITPTVLALLGYPVGLDMDGRVLEELFTSAWKRDRPRDTVETHDTEEWKEQEAIPSDADEELLRRLRALGYIQ